Proteins encoded within one genomic window of Candidatus Berkiella cookevillensis:
- the uppS gene encoding polyprenyl diphosphate synthase: protein MSIQKYRSHHGEKANQQRAPNHVAIIMDGNGRWATQRNLSRTKGHRKGVESAWEAVSYCLENKIPVLTLFAFGQENWKRPSQEVRNLFRIFYLLLKRDMGRLLEHNVKLRIIGDRTPFAPYLRNTIQESEALTQNNTALTLNIAINYSGKWDILQAMQKLVEKHQGLHALDVLEKQFEAYLSFQGQPEPDLFIRTSGVQRLSNFMLWDLAYSEIFFTKALWPDFDKNEFDNAVSFFNQCERRFGLISEQVSVCSNIES from the coding sequence GTGAGCATACAAAAATACCGTTCCCATCATGGGGAAAAAGCCAATCAACAGAGAGCCCCAAATCACGTTGCTATCATTATGGATGGTAATGGAAGATGGGCAACCCAAAGAAATTTGAGCCGTACCAAGGGACATCGCAAAGGTGTTGAAAGTGCTTGGGAGGCTGTTAGCTATTGTTTAGAAAATAAAATACCTGTTTTAACACTCTTTGCTTTTGGACAAGAAAATTGGAAGCGACCTTCTCAGGAAGTTCGAAATTTATTCCGTATTTTTTATTTATTGTTAAAAAGAGACATGGGTAGATTACTAGAGCACAATGTTAAATTGCGCATTATTGGCGATAGAACACCCTTTGCTCCTTATTTAAGAAACACAATTCAAGAGAGTGAGGCGCTGACTCAAAATAATACCGCCTTGACACTCAATATAGCGATTAACTATAGCGGTAAATGGGATATCTTACAGGCGATGCAGAAGCTTGTAGAAAAACATCAAGGACTACATGCTTTAGATGTATTAGAGAAGCAATTTGAGGCGTATTTGAGCTTTCAAGGGCAACCTGAGCCTGATTTATTTATTCGCACCAGTGGGGTCCAACGCTTGAGTAATTTTATGTTATGGGATTTAGCCTATTCGGAAATATTTTTCACAAAAGCATTATGGCCAGATTTTGATAAGAATGAATTTGATAATGCGGTTTCTTTTTTTAATCAGTGTGAAAGACGATTTGGTTTAATTTCTGAGCAGGTAAGCGTATGCTCAAATATCGAATCTTAA
- a CDS encoding phosphatidate cytidylyltransferase: MGIFFLSSEHFTLMAAFIFLGASYEWGQLCFKNNYITIAFCSVFALLMFGYHYFSHLLSADIVLLGSAFWIVPLLSVITFQSEKTTLFQSKTLRVLSGLLFLLLAWIGLSEIHAQPLGGFLIISLFLLIWSADTFAYFVGRAWGKTKLSPISPGKSLQGAVGGIAGSLVVGGLIYVAWHMFALSSLPTVLNHFPLWLLFVSLISVLSIAGDLFESLLKRISGVKDSGKLLPGHGGLLDRIDSLLPTLPLYAIFIAYWGPVLA, from the coding sequence ATGGGAATCTTTTTTTTATCGTCAGAGCATTTCACACTGATGGCGGCCTTCATTTTCTTGGGCGCAAGTTATGAGTGGGGGCAGCTTTGTTTTAAAAATAATTATATAACCATAGCATTTTGTTCGGTTTTTGCTTTGTTGATGTTTGGGTATCATTATTTTTCACATTTGCTCTCTGCCGATATTGTGTTGCTGGGTTCCGCCTTTTGGATAGTGCCCCTTCTTTCTGTTATAACTTTCCAATCTGAGAAGACAACACTCTTTCAATCGAAGACACTTCGAGTTCTGAGTGGGCTGCTCTTTTTGCTACTTGCCTGGATTGGTTTAAGTGAAATACATGCGCAGCCCTTGGGTGGTTTTTTAATCATTAGCTTATTTTTACTGATTTGGTCAGCAGATACCTTTGCTTATTTTGTTGGGAGAGCATGGGGTAAGACAAAATTATCCCCCATCAGTCCTGGTAAATCTTTACAGGGCGCCGTCGGTGGTATTGCGGGATCTTTGGTTGTGGGCGGATTGATCTATGTTGCTTGGCATATGTTTGCACTATCTTCTTTACCCACGGTTTTAAATCACTTTCCATTGTGGCTACTTTTTGTGTCCCTTATTAGCGTACTTTCAATAGCCGGTGATTTATTTGAAAGCTTGTTAAAGCGTATTAGCGGCGTTAAAGACAGTGGCAAACTACTGCCTGGGCATGGTGGTTTGTTAGATCGCATTGATAGTTTATTACCAACCTTGCCATTGTATGCCATTTTTATTGCATATTGGGGACCCGTGTTAGCATGA
- the dxr gene encoding 1-deoxy-D-xylulose-5-phosphate reductoisomerase, with product MKKQGICILGATGSIGQNTLDVIAHNQDLFDVIALCAHRSFETLFEQCQKFEPAFAVLSDQEAAQKLQNLISGTSLKTQVLAGEEALCEVVSLASVDKVMSAIVGAKGLLPTLKAIEAGKVVLIANKEPLVMAGALMMQAAQAHGATILPVDSEHNAIFQCLPDHYRTGQTLPKTVRKVTLTASGGPFLHYPQEAFADITPSMACKHPNWKMGQKITVDCATLMNKGLEVIEASHLFSIKHDCIDVVVHPESLIHALVSYCDGSLLAQMGAHDMRIAISHSMAWPHRIASQAAFLDLVEVAKLNFLAPDTSKFPCLRLAYDAMSAGKAAPAVLNASNEVVVHAFLQGQVRFNAIPVIIEKVMNKLYDLSADTIEQVLQVDSIARNETLKEIRKF from the coding sequence ATGAAAAAACAAGGCATTTGTATACTCGGTGCTACGGGTTCTATTGGTCAAAATACGCTTGATGTGATTGCTCATAATCAAGATCTGTTTGATGTAATTGCTTTATGTGCGCATCGATCTTTTGAAACACTCTTTGAGCAATGCCAAAAATTTGAACCCGCCTTTGCTGTCTTAAGCGATCAAGAAGCTGCGCAAAAGTTACAAAATCTTATTTCGGGAACAAGCCTAAAAACACAAGTATTGGCTGGTGAAGAAGCATTGTGCGAGGTTGTTAGCTTAGCTTCTGTTGACAAAGTAATGAGCGCAATTGTCGGTGCTAAAGGTTTGCTGCCAACCTTAAAAGCAATTGAAGCTGGGAAAGTGGTATTAATAGCCAATAAAGAACCCTTGGTAATGGCTGGCGCTTTAATGATGCAAGCCGCCCAGGCACATGGTGCTACTATCCTTCCAGTTGATAGTGAACACAATGCTATTTTTCAATGCTTACCCGATCATTACAGAACAGGTCAAACTTTACCTAAAACAGTGAGGAAAGTAACTTTAACAGCATCTGGAGGGCCATTTTTACATTATCCTCAAGAAGCATTTGCCGACATAACACCCAGTATGGCTTGCAAGCATCCAAATTGGAAAATGGGTCAGAAAATTACAGTAGATTGTGCTACTTTAATGAATAAGGGTTTGGAAGTCATTGAGGCTAGTCATTTATTTTCAATAAAACACGACTGTATTGATGTGGTGGTGCATCCTGAAAGCCTTATTCATGCTTTGGTTAGTTATTGTGACGGCTCTTTGTTAGCTCAAATGGGCGCGCATGATATGCGTATTGCCATTTCTCATAGCATGGCTTGGCCGCATCGGATAGCCTCTCAAGCAGCATTTTTAGACTTAGTAGAAGTCGCTAAACTCAACTTTTTAGCGCCTGATACAAGTAAATTTCCTTGTTTACGTTTAGCCTATGATGCGATGAGTGCGGGTAAGGCTGCTCCGGCTGTTTTAAATGCGAGCAATGAAGTTGTCGTACATGCATTTTTGCAAGGGCAGGTGCGTTTTAATGCAATACCTGTAATCATCGAAAAAGTAATGAATAAATTATACGATTTATCAGCTGATACGATAGAACAAGTCTTGCAGGTAGACAGCATTGCAAGAAATGAAACACTGAAAGAAATTCGAAAGTTTTAA